A region of Chitinophaga horti DNA encodes the following proteins:
- a CDS encoding glutaminase domain-containing protein, producing MKKVVMAAVALIHCAAAAAQERKAPAYPLITHDPYFSIWSNTDQLNASPTRHWTGVTQSLVGFVKVDGSLYRFLGEEDKTWNAIAPTADDGNYTAAYTEATPAAGWEKPGFNDAQWKKGGAPFGDNRSVAKTYWKSNDLWLRRSFNVSELPKGKLFLKLNHDDNVEVYLNGEQVYAHKGWNNKYQYFPITTQLKKGANVLAVHVANTAGGQWLDAGIVEEKIVAPDGTIKLAEQKSVDINATQTIYEFAAGKTNLQVTFTSPLLMTDLHLLSRPVSYVNVKAYSNDGEAHDVQVYFGASSDVAVNTPAQQVKADLYTAKGLSILKAGTVSQEVLKKKGDDLRIDWGYMYVAVPTATNIKQTVASPVNFAQAFQLPAKATQTGRQLMLSTVASLGKVSNEAKEQTFLVGYDDIYSVQYFGKNLKAWWTLGQPTTIENELAAAAKDYQSVIAKCEAFNKQLREDALQAGGEKYAKLCELSYRQSISAHKLLKSPEGETLFFSKENFSNGSINTVDVTYPSAPLYLVYNPELLKGMLNGIFYYSESGKWTKPFAAHDLGTYPLANGQTYGEDMPVEECGNMIILTAAIVKAEGKADYAKQHWKTLTTWAEYLSKEGLDPANQLCTDDFAGHLARNANLSVKAIVALGGYAQMARQLGETATADKYTAMTKEMVTKWMAMADDGDHYALTFDGKGTWSQKYNLVWDKVLHMGLFPQSVYEKEIKYYLTKQQQYGLPLDSRKTYTKSDWIVWTAVLTDKKNEFDALVDPMYKYALETSSRVPLSDWHETTNGKQVGFQARSVVGGYFIKVLENKLK from the coding sequence ATGAAGAAAGTAGTAATGGCAGCTGTTGCGCTCATACATTGTGCCGCAGCAGCTGCACAGGAGAGAAAGGCGCCGGCTTACCCGCTTATCACGCACGATCCCTATTTCAGTATCTGGTCTAATACCGATCAGTTGAATGCATCGCCCACCAGGCATTGGACGGGCGTTACACAATCATTGGTAGGCTTCGTAAAAGTGGATGGCAGCCTGTATCGTTTCCTGGGGGAAGAAGACAAAACCTGGAACGCGATCGCTCCGACGGCTGATGATGGCAACTACACGGCGGCGTACACCGAAGCAACACCCGCAGCTGGTTGGGAAAAGCCCGGCTTTAATGATGCGCAGTGGAAGAAAGGTGGCGCGCCGTTCGGCGATAACCGCTCGGTGGCTAAAACCTACTGGAAAAGCAATGACCTGTGGCTGCGGAGAAGCTTTAATGTATCTGAACTGCCCAAAGGAAAATTGTTCCTGAAACTGAACCATGACGATAACGTGGAAGTGTATCTCAATGGTGAACAGGTGTATGCGCACAAAGGATGGAACAACAAATACCAGTATTTTCCCATTACTACTCAATTAAAGAAGGGTGCTAACGTACTGGCCGTGCATGTGGCTAACACCGCCGGCGGACAGTGGCTCGATGCGGGCATCGTGGAAGAAAAGATTGTTGCTCCGGATGGTACGATCAAACTGGCGGAACAGAAGAGCGTCGACATTAATGCCACGCAAACTATCTATGAATTTGCTGCCGGTAAAACAAACCTGCAGGTGACGTTTACCAGTCCGTTGCTGATGACCGACCTGCATTTACTTTCCCGCCCGGTGTCGTACGTGAACGTAAAAGCATACAGCAACGACGGCGAGGCGCATGACGTGCAGGTGTATTTCGGTGCGTCTTCCGATGTGGCCGTGAACACGCCTGCACAACAGGTAAAGGCCGATCTATACACTGCGAAAGGCTTGTCTATCCTCAAAGCCGGCACGGTATCCCAGGAAGTGCTGAAGAAAAAAGGTGACGATCTGCGTATTGACTGGGGGTATATGTATGTAGCAGTGCCCACGGCGACCAATATCAAACAAACGGTGGCATCTCCCGTAAACTTTGCACAGGCGTTCCAGTTGCCGGCGAAGGCTACGCAAACCGGCAGGCAGCTGATGCTCAGCACCGTAGCTTCCCTGGGAAAGGTGAGCAACGAGGCGAAAGAGCAAACGTTCCTGGTAGGCTACGATGACATTTACAGCGTACAGTACTTCGGTAAAAACCTGAAAGCCTGGTGGACGCTCGGTCAGCCAACGACGATCGAAAACGAACTGGCAGCTGCGGCGAAGGATTATCAAAGTGTTATTGCCAAATGCGAGGCGTTTAATAAACAATTACGGGAAGATGCCTTGCAGGCGGGCGGCGAGAAATACGCTAAACTCTGTGAGCTGTCTTACCGCCAGAGCATTTCTGCGCACAAACTGCTGAAAAGTCCGGAAGGTGAAACATTGTTTTTCTCCAAAGAAAACTTCAGCAATGGTTCCATTAATACGGTGGATGTAACTTATCCTTCTGCGCCGTTGTACCTCGTATACAACCCGGAGTTGCTGAAAGGAATGCTTAACGGTATCTTCTATTACAGCGAAAGCGGTAAATGGACCAAACCATTCGCTGCACATGATCTTGGCACTTATCCACTCGCCAATGGCCAGACTTATGGTGAAGATATGCCGGTGGAAGAGTGTGGCAATATGATCATCCTTACCGCCGCTATCGTAAAGGCAGAAGGTAAAGCCGATTATGCGAAGCAGCACTGGAAAACGCTTACTACCTGGGCGGAATATCTTTCCAAAGAAGGTTTAGATCCGGCGAACCAGCTGTGTACCGACGACTTTGCCGGTCACCTGGCGCGTAACGCGAATCTGTCTGTAAAAGCCATCGTGGCACTTGGCGGTTATGCGCAAATGGCGCGTCAGCTGGGCGAAACGGCTACGGCAGATAAGTATACCGCTATGACAAAAGAAATGGTTACGAAATGGATGGCGATGGCCGACGATGGTGATCACTATGCGCTCACATTCGATGGAAAAGGCACCTGGAGCCAGAAGTACAACCTCGTGTGGGATAAGGTGCTGCATATGGGCCTGTTCCCACAATCGGTGTACGAGAAGGAAATTAAGTACTACCTGACCAAACAACAACAATACGGTCTGCCGCTGGACAGCCGTAAAACGTATACCAAATCTGACTGGATTGTTTGGACCGCCGTGCTCACCGATAAAAAGAATGAATTTGATGCACTGGTGGACCCAATGTATAAGTATGCACTGGAAACGAGCAGCCGCGTGCCTTTGAGCGACTGGCACGAAACAACGAATGGTAAACAGGTCGGCTTCCAGGCGCGCAGCGTGGTGGGCGGCTATTTTATCAAAGTGTTGGAAAATAAGCTCAAGTAG